The Acidobacteriota bacterium genome has a segment encoding these proteins:
- a CDS encoding PDZ domain-containing protein has product MTGSRLPEAPPAAARPRARTALLRPASLAVLILTVVVIIVAIPANLKRQRTVSLGGVEGQVNASGEVVFTRVAPGTPSAKAGIAQGDILVAVDGQALKGSPAPARILGRLDGRAGTAVSLTVRTGDSPPRTVSVMRSPEPGSIAERLGSIGIGTNVIIGYLIFLDIVVLLVYLGVSVVLILHRRGTPLTYFGSVALATFGAAATTSVQVLAYEPSGWGRLAAALVPTGFAAAFTFMGFLYPNGRWVPRGGRVMAAVVWAWTFAQWFWPAARPGNWGSVPALAVYLAMIVAMFAAQVRRYRRAATPAEREQIKWFVAALASVVVGYAVSQAAALAIGELARRPAGVPGVAVFVLWQISTLGYQVPYALLAVAIGRALLKHRLWDIDVVINRSLVYSSVTTLLAVLSAVLLPLVSRLIGRLAGKVSPALAVLITAAFPILAFNPLRARVQRFVDRRMKPEDVTFDETSDLLGLELQAWLGPGELMGTLVGSVAGQLDLAAAAAYVPEGGDGRLVLARETPSGAGSPHELALGDEARGRLRQGGVVAPPDGSAFSFLVPLVAARTPGAELSGVLALGARRNGRGYTTPLERGLRVLGVEAGKAIYVARLRESDRSGLEDRLDRIERRIAELKP; this is encoded by the coding sequence ATGACCGGCAGCCGCCTTCCGGAAGCGCCGCCCGCCGCGGCCCGCCCGCGGGCGCGGACGGCGCTTCTCCGGCCCGCCTCCCTGGCCGTCCTCATCCTGACGGTCGTCGTCATCATCGTCGCCATCCCCGCCAACCTGAAGCGGCAGCGCACCGTCTCCCTCGGCGGCGTCGAGGGCCAGGTGAACGCTTCCGGCGAAGTCGTCTTCACCCGCGTCGCGCCCGGCACCCCCTCGGCCAAGGCCGGGATCGCCCAAGGCGACATCCTCGTCGCCGTCGATGGCCAGGCCCTGAAAGGCAGCCCGGCCCCGGCCCGGATCCTCGGCCGGCTCGACGGCCGGGCGGGAACGGCCGTGAGCCTGACCGTCCGCACCGGCGACTCCCCACCCCGCACCGTCTCCGTCATGAGGTCCCCCGAGCCCGGCAGCATCGCCGAGCGATTGGGCTCCATCGGCATCGGGACGAACGTCATCATCGGCTACCTGATCTTCCTGGACATCGTCGTCCTCCTGGTCTACCTCGGCGTTTCGGTCGTGCTGATCCTGCACCGCCGCGGCACCCCGCTGACCTATTTCGGCTCCGTCGCGCTGGCCACGTTCGGCGCCGCGGCCACCACGAGCGTCCAGGTCCTGGCTTACGAACCCAGCGGCTGGGGCCGGCTGGCGGCCGCGCTCGTGCCGACGGGATTCGCCGCGGCCTTCACCTTCATGGGATTCCTCTACCCGAACGGCCGCTGGGTGCCTCGCGGCGGCCGGGTCATGGCCGCCGTCGTCTGGGCCTGGACGTTCGCCCAATGGTTCTGGCCCGCGGCGCGTCCGGGCAACTGGGGGTCCGTTCCCGCGCTGGCCGTCTACCTGGCGATGATCGTGGCCATGTTCGCCGCCCAGGTCCGCCGCTACCGGCGGGCGGCCACGCCCGCGGAGCGCGAGCAGATCAAGTGGTTCGTCGCGGCGCTGGCCTCGGTCGTCGTCGGATACGCCGTCTCCCAGGCCGCGGCCCTGGCCATCGGCGAGCTGGCCCGGCGCCCGGCCGGCGTCCCGGGCGTGGCCGTCTTCGTCCTCTGGCAGATCAGCACGCTCGGCTACCAGGTCCCCTACGCCCTGCTGGCCGTGGCCATCGGCCGGGCCCTGCTGAAGCACCGGCTCTGGGACATCGACGTCGTCATCAACCGGTCGCTCGTCTACAGCTCCGTGACCACGCTCCTGGCCGTCCTGAGCGCCGTCCTTCTGCCCCTCGTGAGCCGGCTGATCGGCCGGCTGGCCGGCAAGGTCTCGCCGGCGCTGGCCGTGCTCATCACCGCCGCCTTCCCCATCCTGGCCTTCAATCCCCTGCGGGCCCGCGTCCAGCGCTTCGTCGACCGGCGCATGAAGCCCGAGGACGTCACCTTTGACGAGACGAGCGATCTCCTCGGCCTCGAGCTCCAGGCCTGGCTTGGCCCGGGCGAGCTGATGGGCACGCTGGTCGGCAGCGTGGCCGGGCAGCTGGACCTGGCCGCGGCCGCGGCCTACGTTCCCGAAGGCGGGGACGGACGGCTCGTCCTGGCCAGGGAAACGCCCAGCGGCGCCGGGTCGCCGCACGAGCTCGCGCTTGGGGACGAGGCCCGGGGCCGGCTCCGCCAGGGAGGGGTCGTGGCGCCGCCCGACGGTTCGGCGTTCTCGTTCCTCGTGCCGCTCGTCGCCGCCAGGACCCCAGGCGCCGAGCTCAGCGGCGTGCTGGCCCTCGGCGCCCGCCGGAACGGCCGGGGCTACACGACGCCGCTCGAGCGGGGCCTGCGGGTCCTGGGCGTCGAGGCCGGCAAGGCGATCTACGTGGCCCGGCTGCGAGAGTCCGACCGCTCGGGCCTCGAGGACCGGCTCGACCGGATCGAGCGCCGGATCGCCGAACTCAAGCCCTAG
- a CDS encoding radical SAM protein, whose amino-acid sequence MTAPARDYGSLVRALLRRAAADRQPAHGTFELTARCNLDCRMCYVRRPPGGAGREADADIPGQAWLELARQAVDAGMVFLLVTGGEALARRDFFGIYEPLTRLGLVLALYTNGTLITRDVAARLAQAPPSRIEITLYGATAPTAEAVTGVPGSHAACLKGIEALLERGLPLGLKTTLTRRNAGELEEMRRTARNWGVPFSASWLLSRRPDGAPSAADDCRLPAEEGVGLEAADRASADEWIELALKGAAAPAHGNFYCRAGRAAFVVDAAGRMNACSLLPRPAARPLEIGFRAAWRSVCAFVDAAPPASPVCGDCEARAFCGRCPAWSLLETGTLTEPVPYLCGIARARRERFGTR is encoded by the coding sequence GTGACCGCCCCGGCCCGGGACTATGGATCGCTCGTCCGGGCCCTGCTGCGGCGGGCGGCCGCCGACCGCCAGCCGGCCCACGGCACGTTCGAGCTGACGGCCCGCTGCAACCTGGACTGCCGCATGTGCTATGTCCGCCGGCCCCCCGGCGGCGCGGGGCGGGAGGCGGACGCTGACATCCCGGGCCAGGCCTGGCTCGAGCTGGCCCGGCAGGCGGTCGACGCGGGCATGGTTTTCCTGCTCGTCACCGGCGGCGAGGCCCTGGCCCGCCGCGACTTCTTCGGGATCTACGAGCCTCTGACGCGGCTGGGCCTGGTCCTGGCCCTCTACACCAACGGCACCCTGATCACCCGGGACGTGGCCGCCCGCCTGGCCCAGGCGCCGCCCAGCCGGATCGAGATCACCCTCTACGGCGCCACTGCGCCCACGGCCGAGGCGGTCACGGGCGTCCCGGGCAGCCACGCCGCTTGCCTGAAGGGCATCGAGGCCCTGCTCGAGCGCGGCCTGCCGCTCGGGCTCAAGACCACCCTGACCCGCCGCAACGCCGGCGAGCTCGAGGAGATGCGCCGGACGGCCCGAAACTGGGGCGTGCCGTTCTCCGCGAGCTGGCTCCTTTCCCGCCGACCCGACGGGGCGCCCTCGGCGGCGGACGACTGCCGTCTGCCGGCGGAGGAGGGGGTCGGGCTCGAGGCCGCGGACCGGGCCTCGGCCGACGAATGGATCGAGCTCGCTCTCAAGGGCGCCGCCGCCCCGGCCCACGGGAATTTCTATTGCCGGGCCGGCCGGGCGGCCTTCGTCGTCGACGCGGCCGGGCGGATGAACGCCTGCTCGCTCCTGCCCCGGCCGGCGGCCCGGCCGCTCGAGATCGGCTTTCGCGCGGCCTGGCGGAGCGTCTGCGCCTTCGTCGACGCCGCGCCGCCGGCCTCGCCGGTGTGCGGAGACTGCGAGGCGCGGGCTTTCTGCGGCCGATGCCCGGCCTGGTCGCTACTTGAGACCGGCACGCTGACGGAGCCCGTGCCTTATCTTTGCGGCATCGCCCGGGCCCGGCGGGAGCGTTTCGGGACGCGCTAG
- a CDS encoding PqqD family protein: MKRSSDFRLQRVGGRDLLVPLGAKVLEMNALVVLNAAGRCVWELLAEDRSPEEIAAGVAARFAVDPERARADVRAFLDELGRKGLLEP; the protein is encoded by the coding sequence ATGAAGCGGAGCAGTGATTTCCGGCTGCAGCGCGTCGGGGGCCGGGACCTGCTCGTGCCGCTCGGCGCGAAGGTCCTGGAGATGAACGCCCTGGTCGTCCTCAACGCCGCCGGCCGCTGCGTCTGGGAACTCTTGGCGGAGGACCGCTCTCCGGAAGAGATCGCGGCGGGGGTCGCCGCGAGGTTCGCCGTCGACCCGGAGCGGGCTCGCGCCGACGTCCGGGCCTTCCTCGACGAGCTCGGCCGCAAGGGGCTGCTCGAGCCGTGA
- a CDS encoding 2-oxoacid:acceptor oxidoreductase family protein has product MVEIRFHGRGGQGTVVASKILADAIAKEGKWVQAYPEFGVERRGSPVVAFLRIDDKPIYDKSRIYTPDDVVVVDPTLVEAIDVTVGLKPGGTIIVNSDRRPGDFPFSGKFNVRTIDATKIAVAHKLGNMATPIVNTAVAGAVIKILGLTKPEFLAAAIREGIAVKPEDNVAAAQEAYDKA; this is encoded by the coding sequence ATGGTCGAAATCCGTTTCCACGGCCGGGGCGGTCAGGGGACCGTCGTCGCCTCCAAGATCCTGGCCGACGCCATCGCCAAGGAGGGCAAGTGGGTCCAGGCCTACCCCGAATTCGGGGTGGAGAGACGGGGTTCGCCCGTCGTCGCCTTCCTCAGGATCGACGACAAGCCCATCTATGACAAGAGCCGCATCTACACGCCCGATGACGTCGTCGTCGTCGACCCGACCCTGGTCGAGGCCATCGACGTCACCGTGGGCCTCAAGCCCGGCGGCACGATCATCGTCAACAGCGACCGCCGGCCCGGGGACTTCCCCTTCTCCGGCAAGTTCAACGTCCGGACGATCGACGCCACCAAGATCGCCGTCGCCCACAAGCTCGGCAATATGGCCACGCCGATCGTCAACACGGCCGTCGCCGGGGCGGTCATCAAGATCCTCGGCCTGACCAAGCCCGAGTTCCTGGCCGCGGCCATCCGGGAAGGGATCGCCGTCAAGCCCGAGGACAACGTCGCGGCGGCCCAGGAAGCCTACGATAAGGCCTGA
- a CDS encoding 4Fe-4S binding protein: protein MRPKKAKKIVFNSAEDMPTMICSVGSQTHNLTGAWRNIRPEMDRTKCIKCGMCWKFCPEPAIEVVGEWPVVDYDYCKGCGICAEECPAKCIAMVEERR from the coding sequence ATGAGACCGAAGAAAGCCAAGAAGATCGTTTTCAACTCGGCCGAGGACATGCCCACCATGATCTGCTCGGTCGGCTCCCAGACCCACAACCTGACCGGGGCCTGGCGGAACATCCGGCCGGAAATGGACCGGACCAAGTGCATCAAGTGCGGCATGTGCTGGAAGTTCTGCCCCGAGCCCGCGATCGAGGTCGTCGGCGAGTGGCCGGTCGTGGATTACGACTACTGCAAGGGCTGCGGCATCTGCGCCGAGGAATGCCCGGCCAAGTGCATCGCCATGGTGGAGGAGCGCCGATGA
- the porA gene encoding pyruvate ferredoxin oxidoreductase, translating to MKKVIMGNHALSYGAMLSRAQVISAYPITPQTQVVELLSEMCADGTLNAQFIKVESEHSAMASCIGASAAGARAFTATSSQGLALMHEMLHWAGGGRHPIVMGEVNRSMAPGWSIWADQNDSLSQRDTGWMQFYCASNQEVLDTVIQAFKVAETLMLPAMVILDAFALSHTYEVVDVPDQALVDKFLPPFKPAIKLDPADPRAFGGLTGSEHYMELRYKLEKDMEKAPALIEETGREYEKLFGRRLGLIDPYRCEDADFVFVTSGTAGYTARVAVDELRASGVKAGNLRMKLFRPFPFQAVREVLAKVKKAAVVDRNCSYGAGGIFYQEVKSAVYGWPGMPPILGYVTGLGGRDITTDSFKEIAAHAAARDRADEEIVWIGVKK from the coding sequence ATGAAAAAAGTCATCATGGGCAACCACGCGCTGTCGTACGGCGCGATGCTGTCCCGGGCCCAGGTCATCTCGGCCTACCCGATCACGCCCCAGACCCAGGTCGTCGAGCTCCTCTCGGAGATGTGCGCCGACGGCACGCTCAACGCCCAGTTCATCAAGGTCGAGTCCGAGCACTCGGCCATGGCCTCCTGCATCGGCGCCTCGGCCGCCGGGGCGCGGGCCTTCACCGCGACCTCGTCCCAGGGGCTGGCCCTGATGCACGAGATGCTCCACTGGGCCGGCGGCGGGCGCCATCCCATCGTCATGGGCGAGGTCAACCGGTCCATGGCCCCTGGCTGGTCGATCTGGGCCGACCAGAACGACAGCCTGTCCCAGCGGGACACGGGCTGGATGCAGTTCTACTGCGCCTCCAACCAGGAGGTCCTGGACACGGTCATCCAGGCGTTCAAGGTCGCCGAGACGCTGATGCTCCCGGCCATGGTCATCCTCGACGCGTTCGCCCTGTCCCACACCTACGAGGTCGTCGATGTCCCGGACCAGGCCCTGGTCGACAAGTTCCTGCCGCCGTTCAAGCCGGCCATCAAGCTGGACCCGGCGGACCCGCGGGCCTTCGGCGGCCTGACCGGGTCCGAGCACTACATGGAGCTCCGCTACAAGCTCGAGAAGGACATGGAGAAGGCCCCGGCCCTGATCGAGGAGACGGGCCGCGAATACGAGAAGCTCTTCGGCCGACGCCTCGGCCTCATCGACCCCTACCGGTGCGAGGACGCCGACTTCGTCTTCGTCACCTCGGGCACGGCCGGCTACACGGCCCGGGTGGCCGTCGACGAGCTCCGGGCCTCGGGGGTCAAGGCGGGGAACCTGCGCATGAAGCTCTTCCGCCCCTTCCCCTTCCAGGCGGTCCGCGAGGTGCTGGCCAAGGTCAAGAAGGCGGCCGTCGTCGACCGCAACTGCTCGTACGGCGCCGGCGGCATCTTTTACCAGGAGGTCAAGTCGGCGGTCTACGGCTGGCCGGGCATGCCCCCGATCCTCGGCTACGTCACCGGGCTCGGCGGGCGCGACATCACGACCGACTCGTTCAAGGAGATCGCGGCCCACGCGGCGGCCCGGGACCGGGCCGACGAGGAGATCGTCTGGATCGGAGTCAAGAAATGA